In Deferribacter autotrophicus, a single genomic region encodes these proteins:
- a CDS encoding ComEA family DNA-binding protein codes for MRILLTFLIILLVVVSSFAKTNLNTASLEELIALKGLGKKKAQAIIEYRKVQPFEKVEDVLKVKGVGKRFLENNKDNLCVGSDC; via the coding sequence ATGAGGATTTTGTTGACTTTTCTCATTATATTATTAGTTGTTGTTTCTTCTTTTGCTAAAACCAACTTAAATACTGCAAGTTTGGAAGAACTTATAGCATTAAAAGGGCTTGGTAAGAAAAAAGCTCAGGCTATTATCGAATACCGCAAAGTACAACCTTTCGAAAAAGTTGAGGACGTTTTAAAAGTAAAAGGTGTAGGTAAGAGATTTTTAGAAAATAACAAAGACAACCTTTGTGTGGGGAGTGATTGTTAA
- a CDS encoding chloride channel protein, with the protein MNNFLKNINFPIIGRWFILGTIVGIIAGLGAILFFILLQGTSYFFLDYLTGLRIGETGGEPSLFGHATTEFKRWMLFLVPTFGGLLSGFIVYKFAPEAEGHGTDAAIEAIHFKNGYIRWQVPIVKTIASAITIGTGGSGGREGPIAQIGAGFASFLGRKLNITDREKRILTAAGMGAGVGAIFRSPLAGAIFAAEVLYSSSDLEAEVLLPSTITSIIAYSIFCSIFGWDSLFLTPDFRFTNPLELFPYTILGFACALFGYLYVNIFYKTHQTFKDLKISNYMKPVIGGFLTGIIGFFIPQALGGGYANIEKAMHGELALGFLFILIFAKIFSTSFSIGSGGSAGIFGPSMVIGASVGGFMGLVLEKIFPTIVSDPGAYALVGMAGFFAGIANTPLSTIIMVSEMTGNYHLLVPAMWVSSLSFLILRNTTIYKSQVRARSDSPIHKGEFFIQILQEIKVGEIMRNDPIVIRADMHFKEILEFIPTTKHNSFPVITEDNKLVGVLRFEEIREFVFEEGLEDIVVAGEICDTETPVITPDATLADAIETIGFKNIELLPVVNNKEEKKLEGIITRRDIITIYNKEMMKQKKREEALF; encoded by the coding sequence ATGAATAATTTTTTGAAAAATATAAACTTTCCCATAATCGGTAGATGGTTTATTCTAGGCACTATAGTGGGGATTATTGCCGGACTTGGTGCCATTTTATTTTTTATCCTATTACAGGGGACATCCTACTTTTTCCTGGATTATTTAACAGGTCTTAGAATCGGTGAAACGGGCGGTGAGCCATCACTTTTTGGCCATGCAACTACTGAATTTAAACGCTGGATGTTATTTTTAGTCCCAACCTTTGGTGGACTGCTTAGCGGTTTTATAGTCTACAAATTTGCTCCTGAAGCTGAAGGGCATGGAACAGATGCTGCTATAGAAGCAATACATTTTAAAAACGGTTATATCCGCTGGCAAGTACCCATTGTAAAAACCATTGCCAGTGCCATAACTATTGGGACAGGTGGATCAGGTGGTAGAGAAGGTCCCATTGCTCAAATCGGTGCTGGTTTTGCATCTTTTCTCGGTAGAAAACTGAATATAACTGATAGAGAAAAAAGAATTTTAACCGCTGCAGGGATGGGAGCCGGTGTGGGTGCAATTTTTAGAAGCCCTCTTGCAGGAGCTATCTTTGCAGCTGAAGTTTTATACTCATCCAGCGACCTTGAAGCCGAAGTGTTGTTGCCATCCACCATTACATCTATCATTGCCTATTCTATATTTTGCAGTATCTTTGGATGGGATTCACTATTTTTGACACCAGATTTTAGATTTACAAATCCACTCGAGTTATTCCCTTATACAATCTTAGGATTTGCTTGCGCTCTGTTTGGCTATCTTTATGTAAATATATTTTATAAAACTCATCAAACCTTCAAAGATCTTAAAATTTCAAACTACATGAAGCCTGTAATCGGCGGTTTTTTAACAGGAATAATAGGCTTTTTTATTCCACAGGCTTTGGGCGGTGGTTATGCCAACATTGAAAAGGCAATGCACGGAGAACTTGCTCTTGGTTTTCTTTTCATCTTAATTTTTGCAAAAATTTTCTCCACCTCATTTAGCATAGGCAGTGGTGGAAGTGCCGGTATTTTCGGTCCGTCAATGGTTATTGGTGCCTCCGTGGGCGGATTTATGGGACTTGTTCTCGAAAAGATTTTTCCCACTATTGTTTCAGATCCAGGCGCTTATGCCCTCGTGGGGATGGCCGGATTTTTTGCAGGTATTGCAAATACTCCACTTTCAACAATTATTATGGTTTCAGAGATGACAGGAAATTATCATCTTCTTGTTCCTGCCATGTGGGTTTCATCTTTATCTTTTTTAATTTTGAGAAATACAACCATCTACAAATCTCAAGTAAGGGCTAGAAGCGACTCACCCATTCATAAAGGAGAATTTTTTATTCAAATTTTGCAAGAAATTAAAGTGGGTGAAATTATGCGAAATGACCCTATTGTAATCAGAGCTGATATGCATTTTAAAGAGATTTTGGAATTTATTCCTACTACCAAACATAATAGCTTTCCTGTTATCACTGAAGATAACAAATTGGTGGGAGTTTTGAGGTTTGAAGAAATTAGGGAATTTGTGTTTGAAGAAGGTCTTGAAGATATAGTTGTCGCAGGAGAAATTTGCGATACGGAAACTCCGGTAATTACACCTGATGCCACACTGGCAGATGCCATTGAAACAATCGGTTTCAAAAATATAGAGCTTCTCCCTGTTGTAAATAATAAGGAAGAGAAAAAACTTGAAGGGATAATCACAAGACGTGATATTATAACCATTTACAACAAAGAAATGATGAAACAGAAAAAACGTGAAGAAGCTCTTTTTTAA
- the metX gene encoding homoserine O-acetyltransferase MetX, whose product MDKNSVGLVKTKYVTFKDDFYFESGRILSPITVAYETYGKLNKEKNNAILICHALTGSAHAAGYNSPDDQKPGWWDGMIGPGKAFDTDKYFIICSNFLGSCYGTTGPASVDPSTGKPYGLKFPVFTVKDMVKLQKKLIDYLGIEKLLCVAGGSMGGMQALEWAVTFPEKTNSIIPIATAGRITPMAIAFNTIGRFAIMKDPNWMNGDYYGKAFPRDGLAIARMAGHITYMSDKSFHKKFGRRYATFGGIYDFFGYFEVENYLKYNGYKFTERFDANCYLYIIKAMDIFDLSYGYGSFEEAVGRISADTLFITFTSDFLFPSYQTEEIVNIMKSHGKKPEWVDIESDYGHDAFLLEFDTQAAYIKEFLDNVYKKVAG is encoded by the coding sequence ATGGATAAAAATTCAGTGGGACTTGTAAAAACAAAGTATGTTACGTTCAAAGATGATTTTTATTTTGAAAGTGGGCGCATCCTCTCTCCCATAACTGTAGCTTATGAAACTTACGGCAAACTGAACAAAGAAAAAAACAACGCCATACTCATTTGTCATGCCCTCACAGGTAGTGCCCATGCCGCAGGCTATAACTCTCCAGATGATCAGAAGCCAGGGTGGTGGGATGGAATGATAGGCCCGGGCAAAGCCTTTGATACTGATAAATATTTTATTATATGCTCAAATTTTCTTGGTAGTTGTTACGGCACAACAGGACCGGCCTCTGTTGATCCTAGTACAGGGAAACCATATGGATTAAAATTCCCTGTTTTCACAGTAAAAGATATGGTTAAACTGCAGAAAAAACTTATAGATTATTTAGGTATCGAGAAGTTGCTTTGTGTTGCCGGCGGTTCTATGGGGGGGATGCAGGCTCTCGAATGGGCAGTAACTTTTCCAGAAAAAACTAATTCTATCATCCCGATCGCCACTGCTGGTAGAATCACACCCATGGCCATAGCTTTTAACACCATTGGTAGATTTGCTATAATGAAAGATCCAAACTGGATGAATGGTGATTATTACGGTAAAGCATTTCCAAGGGATGGGCTTGCTATTGCTAGAATGGCCGGTCATATAACATATATGTCAGACAAATCTTTTCACAAAAAATTTGGAAGAAGATACGCCACATTTGGCGGGATTTACGATTTCTTTGGCTACTTTGAAGTGGAAAACTATTTGAAATATAACGGATATAAATTTACCGAACGTTTCGATGCCAACTGTTATCTTTATATCATAAAAGCAATGGATATTTTTGACCTCTCCTACGGTTACGGCTCTTTTGAAGAGGCTGTGGGAAGAATTTCCGCTGATACTCTCTTCATTACTTTCACATCAGATTTTCTGTTCCCATCATACCAGACCGAAGAGATAGTAAACATCATGAAAAGTCATGGGAAAAAACCTGAATGGGTGGATATAGAATCTGACTATGGACACGATGCTTTTTTACTGGAATTTGACACACAAGCTGCTTATATCAAAGAATTTTTAGATAATGTTTACAAAAAGGTTGCAGGCTGA
- a CDS encoding ATP-binding protein encodes MKKLPIGIQSFEKIRTDNYYYVDKTYFIKKLIDEGGGYYFLSRPRRFGKSLFLDTLRYAFLGKRELFKGLYLEGNWDWDTKYPVIKISFGAGVIKDAENLKSLIISLIRNYSEKEGITIKEELLNKQFYELIEKLSVKYAQKVVVLIDEYDKPILDRIEDREKAIEIREELKNFYSVLKDADEFLKFVFITGVSKFNKVSIFSGLNQLNDITLDAEYSTICGYTQHDLETVFFDRLEGVNLDEVRRWYNGYSWLGESVYNPFDILLYLDKGEFRPYWFETGTPTFLIKLLAEKRFNIIEAEHLEVSEKVLGSFDIDAIYPENLLFQTGYLTIKDKKVINDRAIYTLSYPNREVKISFNDYFLSYLSQDTILTEKNKNRLFYAIDENDFNKLKEIFRSFFASIPFDWYRKNELAGYEGYYSSIVYAYFVASGFNVVAEDTTDAGRIDLTVLYKDRAYIIEFKVVELSSEGKALQQIKEKRYYEKYVGKVKDVYLIGVEFSKSDRNIVGFEWEKAENRG; translated from the coding sequence ATGAAAAAGCTGCCTATTGGGATTCAGAGTTTTGAGAAAATAAGGACAGATAACTATTATTATGTCGATAAAACCTATTTTATTAAAAAGTTAATAGATGAAGGCGGAGGGTATTATTTTCTATCCCGTCCAAGAAGATTTGGTAAATCTTTGTTTCTTGATACATTAAGATATGCCTTTTTAGGTAAAAGAGAGTTATTTAAAGGCTTATATTTAGAAGGCAATTGGGACTGGGACACAAAATACCCTGTGATAAAGATCAGCTTTGGTGCAGGAGTGATAAAAGATGCAGAAAATCTAAAAAGTTTGATTATTTCTTTAATCAGAAATTACAGTGAAAAAGAAGGAATAACAATAAAAGAAGAGCTCTTGAATAAACAGTTTTATGAATTAATAGAAAAACTATCAGTTAAATATGCTCAAAAAGTAGTAGTTTTGATAGATGAGTATGACAAACCGATACTTGACAGGATTGAGGATAGAGAGAAGGCGATAGAGATAAGAGAGGAGCTTAAGAATTTTTATTCAGTGCTCAAAGATGCTGACGAATTTTTGAAGTTTGTATTTATAACCGGTGTATCTAAGTTTAACAAGGTATCTATTTTTAGTGGTTTAAACCAGCTAAATGATATCACCCTTGATGCAGAGTATTCCACAATATGTGGATATACGCAACATGATCTTGAGACAGTGTTTTTTGATAGACTTGAAGGTGTAAATCTTGATGAAGTAAGAAGGTGGTACAATGGCTATAGCTGGCTAGGAGAGAGTGTATACAATCCGTTTGATATACTTTTGTATTTGGATAAAGGGGAATTTCGCCCTTATTGGTTTGAGACAGGGACACCGACATTTCTGATAAAATTATTAGCAGAAAAGAGATTTAATATAATTGAAGCAGAGCATCTTGAGGTAAGTGAAAAGGTATTGGGATCTTTTGATATTGATGCGATATATCCGGAGAATTTGCTATTTCAGACTGGCTATCTGACGATCAAAGATAAAAAGGTAATAAATGATAGAGCGATATATACTTTGAGTTATCCTAATAGAGAGGTGAAGATAAGTTTTAATGATTATTTTTTAAGCTATCTGTCTCAGGATACGATACTTACGGAGAAGAATAAAAATAGGCTTTTTTATGCGATAGATGAAAATGATTTCAATAAGCTAAAAGAGATATTTAGGAGTTTTTTTGCATCAATTCCTTTTGACTGGTACAGAAAGAATGAGCTTGCTGGTTATGAGGGGTATTATTCGAGTATAGTGTATGCCTATTTTGTAGCAAGTGGGTTTAATGTGGTGGCAGAAGATACGACGGATGCTGGCAGGATAGATCTTACAGTTTTATATAAAGACAGAGCCTACATAATAGAATTTAAAGTAGTGGAGCTATCATCAGAGGGCAAAGCGCTGCAACAGATAAAAGAGAAGAGATACTATGAGAAGTATGTTGGTAAAGTTAAAGATGTCTATTTGATAGGCGTTGAGTTTAGTAAAAGTGATAGGAATATTGTTGGGTTTGAATGGGAAAAGGCCGAAAATCGGGGATAG
- a CDS encoding class I SAM-dependent methyltransferase, protein MGFDDAAINYFISSDHKEGEDLAFCTNYFKNHHFKKLLDIATAAGHFTKPFSASMKVATDISFNMLKTAKEKNNLSHLVQCLAEFLPFKGESFDIVTCRIALHHFKKPGLFFDEVYRVLNEKGFFVLIDSIVDIEDTYLNVIEYIRDNTHRRSFTISEILEFTAKKYRLLTFHTIFKKHNFIEWATRLNQDSTTVEKIEKAFLDLPAKIKDELKVETDNGRVVSYTDKKGIFIFQKL, encoded by the coding sequence ATGGGATTCGATGATGCGGCAATAAATTATTTTATTAGTTCGGACCACAAAGAAGGTGAAGATTTAGCCTTTTGCACCAATTACTTTAAAAATCATCATTTTAAAAAGCTTCTTGATATAGCCACTGCAGCAGGACATTTCACAAAACCTTTTTCCGCATCGATGAAAGTGGCAACAGATATAAGTTTCAATATGTTGAAAACCGCTAAAGAAAAAAATAATTTATCACATTTAGTCCAATGTCTTGCAGAATTTTTACCCTTTAAAGGGGAAAGCTTTGATATAGTAACATGTCGAATCGCATTACATCACTTCAAAAAACCTGGGCTGTTTTTTGACGAAGTCTATAGAGTTTTGAATGAAAAAGGCTTTTTCGTGTTGATAGACAGTATTGTTGATATAGAGGATACTTATTTAAATGTCATTGAATATATCAGAGACAACACTCACCGCAGAAGCTTCACAATTTCAGAAATCTTGGAATTTACTGCTAAAAAATACAGACTGTTAACATTTCACACTATTTTTAAAAAACACAACTTTATTGAATGGGCTACCAGGTTAAATCAGGATTCTACAACCGTAGAAAAAATAGAAAAAGCATTTTTAGATTTACCAGCAAAGATAAAAGATGAGTTGAAAGTAGAAACTGATAATGGTAGAGTTGTATCTTACACAGATAAAAAAGGGATTTTCATATTTCAAAAACTATGA
- a CDS encoding ABC transporter ATP-binding protein: MIELVDVSCSLSKKTILKGISYQFKQKQFYSIFGKSGSGKSTLLKCLVNLIPFEGEIKFHNKDITDYQPAALRTSIIYLHQEPVLLGDTVDDDLKIVFNLKINKEKNFDKNLYLNYLKIFGYDEQFLEKKTDELSGGQKQIAAILRSIVLQPDFLLLDEPTSALDINTENQLISLLKQIKDNIGVITVSHSVNLIRQSDVKILFKDGKLYKTFNEIDETEIKQVLDERYN, encoded by the coding sequence ATGATTGAACTTGTAGATGTTTCTTGCTCACTAAGTAAAAAAACTATTTTAAAAGGCATTTCTTACCAATTTAAACAAAAGCAATTTTATTCAATTTTTGGCAAAAGTGGTAGCGGCAAAAGTACCTTATTGAAATGTCTCGTAAACCTCATCCCCTTTGAAGGTGAAATAAAATTTCATAATAAAGATATAACCGACTACCAACCGGCCGCTTTAAGGACATCTATAATTTATCTGCATCAAGAACCTGTGCTTTTGGGAGATACTGTGGATGATGATTTAAAAATCGTATTTAATCTAAAAATCAATAAAGAAAAAAATTTCGATAAAAATTTGTATCTTAATTATTTAAAAATTTTTGGCTATGATGAGCAGTTTTTGGAGAAAAAAACGGACGAATTATCAGGGGGACAAAAGCAAATTGCAGCAATATTAAGAAGCATCGTGTTGCAACCCGATTTTTTGCTCCTTGACGAGCCCACTTCAGCTCTTGATATAAACACTGAAAACCAGCTGATTTCTCTTCTGAAACAGATAAAAGACAATATAGGAGTTATCACCGTATCTCACTCGGTAAATCTTATCAGACAATCCGATGTCAAAATACTTTTCAAAGACGGAAAGTTATACAAAACCTTTAATGAAATTGATGAGACAGAAATAAAGCAGGTGTTGGATGAAAGATATAATTGA
- a CDS encoding IS110 family transposase encodes MKNDKFAFFIGVDVSKDKFNCAIINNKLELLKEAEFQMDIDGFNSFYDLIKKYDSSIIALESTGSYHINLLASLVSKKKDVCLINPALIKKFAQSVTLRKTKTDKIDAVIIAKFIAKNIEHFNYFALPESNDIIALARMREHITQQIARVKTQLKQHLTVVFPELVANANVFTQSILHILKHMPTAEIIRNANEDDIQKILDELKFAHKSNITPQKLISLAKSSIGISSDIWATVIKEDVEMLIFLNSRLDNITKEFIDKIKSSKKDDMEIITSIKGINDITAAHFLAEIKDINRFANKGKLAAYAGIDPAIKQSGSMYSNGRISKKGSRSLRRILYLMASGVMKFNEYFRAYYLKKKEEGMPHRKAMIALCNKLVRVLYAMLTKKEVFHMPKLS; translated from the coding sequence ATGAAAAATGACAAATTTGCTTTCTTTATAGGTGTTGATGTTTCCAAAGATAAGTTTAATTGCGCTATTATTAACAATAAGCTTGAACTTCTCAAAGAAGCTGAATTTCAAATGGACATTGATGGTTTTAACAGCTTCTATGACTTGATTAAAAAGTATGACTCCTCTATCATTGCTCTTGAATCTACTGGCAGCTATCACATTAACCTCTTAGCATCCCTTGTATCCAAAAAGAAAGATGTCTGTCTTATTAATCCAGCTCTCATCAAAAAATTTGCCCAATCCGTTACTCTCAGAAAAACCAAAACCGATAAAATTGATGCTGTTATCATTGCTAAATTTATAGCTAAGAATATTGAACATTTCAATTATTTTGCTCTTCCTGAGTCCAATGATATTATCGCACTTGCCAGGATGAGAGAACATATTACTCAGCAGATTGCAAGAGTTAAGACTCAGCTTAAACAGCATCTTACTGTAGTATTTCCTGAACTTGTGGCAAATGCCAATGTATTTACTCAATCCATTTTGCATATCCTTAAACATATGCCTACAGCTGAAATCATCAGGAATGCTAATGAAGATGATATTCAAAAGATTCTTGATGAATTGAAGTTTGCACATAAGTCAAATATTACCCCTCAGAAGCTCATATCCCTTGCTAAATCCTCCATTGGTATTTCCTCTGATATCTGGGCTACTGTCATCAAAGAAGATGTTGAAATGCTCATATTTCTTAATAGCCGACTTGATAATATTACGAAGGAATTTATTGATAAAATAAAATCTTCCAAAAAAGATGATATGGAGATTATTACTTCTATCAAAGGAATTAATGATATTACCGCTGCCCATTTTCTTGCAGAAATTAAAGATATAAACAGATTTGCCAACAAAGGTAAACTTGCTGCCTATGCCGGGATAGATCCTGCTATTAAACAATCCGGAAGTATGTATAGTAACGGCAGAATAAGTAAAAAAGGATCCCGGTCCCTTAGGCGTATTCTTTATCTTATGGCAAGTGGTGTTATGAAGTTTAATGAGTATTTTAGAGCGTATTATTTGAAAAAGAAGGAGGAAGGTATGCCTCATAGAAAAGCTATGATTGCATTGTGTAACAAACTTGTGCGTGTACTTTATGCCATGCTTACAAAAAAAGAGGTTTTTCATATGCCTAAATTATCTTAA
- a CDS encoding ABC transporter permease, which yields MKDIIDISFQGILIIYGLVFLNLILVELLKFKLLKNFLIAIVRMSLQLFLAGLILKFIFKLNTASLIFTIFFIMAFFASHIILNKAKIPSRKIFPYIFISITLVTLIIGFLFIKIIIGLTPWYEARYFIPLMGMILGNSMNGCALAIERFYSGVKEKKKVVETYLCHGATTFEATKNFIIQSLKAATLPYITSMSGIGLVFLPGMMTGQILSGTNPIIAVKYQLSIMIIIFTSVVFSSLLVVFFSYKLFFDKFGRIRVYE from the coding sequence ATGAAAGATATAATTGATATTTCATTCCAGGGAATATTAATAATTTACGGACTTGTCTTTTTAAACCTGATTCTCGTAGAACTTTTAAAATTTAAACTTCTAAAAAATTTCCTAATAGCAATCGTCAGGATGTCCTTACAGCTATTTCTTGCAGGGCTTATACTGAAATTTATTTTCAAACTGAACACTGCCAGTTTGATATTCACAATTTTTTTTATAATGGCATTTTTTGCAAGCCATATCATTCTCAATAAGGCTAAAATCCCAAGTAGAAAAATCTTTCCATACATTTTTATATCAATCACTCTGGTAACATTAATCATAGGTTTTCTGTTCATAAAAATCATTATAGGGCTAACACCTTGGTATGAAGCGAGATATTTTATCCCCTTAATGGGTATGATTTTGGGCAATTCGATGAACGGTTGTGCTTTAGCCATAGAGAGATTTTATTCCGGAGTAAAAGAGAAGAAAAAAGTAGTGGAAACATACCTTTGTCATGGAGCCACCACTTTTGAAGCTACAAAAAATTTCATCATTCAATCCTTAAAAGCTGCTACTCTGCCATACATCACTTCCATGAGTGGCATAGGGCTTGTATTTCTTCCGGGTATGATGACCGGTCAAATACTATCAGGTACAAATCCAATCATAGCTGTAAAATATCAACTATCCATCATGATAATAATTTTCACCAGTGTGGTTTTTTCCTCTTTACTTGTCGTATTCTTTAGCTATAAATTGTTTTTTGATAAATTTGGAAGAATTAGGGTATATGAATAA